In the genome of Bombus affinis isolate iyBomAffi1 chromosome 7, iyBomAffi1.2, whole genome shotgun sequence, one region contains:
- the LOC126918991 gene encoding RIB43A-like with coiled-coils protein 2, which yields MLKFQTATKEDLKLAASIQRRRQIDAERKERIFNPRFRKIGIDKEFLDKQVAEKKQQRELEQARESQLDENLIRSSKVALLLEKEQEEERRNINKEIEHFRQQYQRAEQRRDFDLYDPTALKKGDVHLSFEAGFGQKFAGEDDNAKERSKAQKEEMRWWIEKQKNERMQAEREREEAEKAYEAAVISRDKRAMALDQMERDCRRRLNEATAQFNRALAEEQKYRRHCEALQEEEDKKADIYNHVTGDFLTEAKEQAESTHGPHKPLASRYKGMTADELRVFREAQTQQLKEIEKMRLEEKQRDKEWDRLMNTQAEIADSYQREIDRRRTEIKKKIAEENLELAQQHKSHQNYLNRVLYKNKPTAAFFEQFNRDAR from the exons ATGCTGAAGTTTCAAACCGCGACCAAAGAAGACCTGAAACTGGCCGCATCCATTCAGCGCAGACGGCAGATAGATGCGGAAAGAAAGGAACGAATATTCAATCCACGATTCAGGAAAATCGGA ATAGACAAGGAATTCTTGGACAAACAGGTCGCGGAAAAGAAGCAGCAACGCGAGCTGGAACAGGCCCGAGAATCTCAGCTCGACGAGAATTTGATTCGCAGTAGTAAGGTCGCTTTACTGCTGGAAAAAGAACAAGAAGAG GAAAGGCGAAATATAAATAAGGAGATCGAACACTTTAGACAGCAGTATCAGCGTGCTGAACAGCGTCGGGATTTCGATCTTTACGATCCGACTGCTCTTAAAAAAGGCGACGTCCACCTTTCTTTTGAAGCTGGTTTTGGGCAGAA ATTCGCTGGCGAGGACGATAATGCAAAAGAACGGTCGAAAGCGCAGAAAGAAGAGATGAGGTGGTGGATCGAAAAGCAAAAGAACGAACGTATGCAGGCGGAGAGGGAACGCGAGGAAGCCGAGAAAGCGTACGAAGCAGCTGTCATCTCCAGGGACAAGCGTGCCATGGCGTTAGATCAGATGGAACGGGACTGTCGTCGAAGATTGAACGAAGCCACCGCGCAATTTAATCGAGCTCTG GCTGAGGAGCAGAAGTACCGCCGCCACTGCGAAGCCCTTCAAGAGGAGGAGGACAAGAAGGCGGATATCTACAATCACGTGACTGGGGACTTCCTTACGGAAGCCAAAGAGCAGGCGGAGAGCACTCATGGACCGCACAAACCGTTGGCCTCACGTTACAAGGGCATGACTGCGGACGAGCTTAGGGTTTTCAGAGAGGCGCAAACACAGCAGCTGAAAGAAATCGAG AAAATGAGATTAGAGGAGAAGCAAAGGGACAAGGAATGGGATCGGTTAATGAACACCCAGGCAGAAATAGCGGATTCGTATCAACGTGAAATTGACCGGAGAAGAAC AGAGATTAAGAAGAAGATAGCAGAGGAGAATTTGGAACTCGCGCAACAACACAAATCTCATCAGAATTATCTGAACCGTGTGCTCTACAAAAACAAACCGACTGCAGCCTTTTTTGAACAATTTAACAGAGACGCCCGTTAA